The Lolium rigidum isolate FL_2022 chromosome 2, APGP_CSIRO_Lrig_0.1, whole genome shotgun sequence genomic interval CTTTGGAGTGGCAAATAATAAATTTTCTCTCAGAAACAAATATATGTTTTGTATCATTTCCTGTGATAATTCAAATTTACACATCAGTCTGTACATTGAGATTTCACCAAAAATATTTCAGATTCTCAATAGCTAAGCTAAATACAAAGAGCAAATTGATTGGTGAGTCCCATCGATGCATCTTGGCCATGGCAATGCCCAGCAATGGAGCTCAAGAACGCCCTCTCGACCTCCTCAGAGGCATCTCTCCTTACCAAGCACAAGACATACTCCATAACTGCGGCATCGCAGGGCAGAGTGATCCTGCCTCCCTCGATGCTCGTGAAGCCGAACTCCTCCCTGGACATCCTCAGGAGTTCGCCGAAGACCGTCGTGCCGAGGTATGCCAGTGGGACCTCAAACCGTGTCCCGTCAACGGCGTACACCACACAATGGCCCTTGTCAGCGACTGTGCTGCAACACTCGTTGGCTTGCTGGCCACCAGCTCCAGCTGAGACCTTCCTCTGCCACTTCTTGGCCAGCTGAGAAAGCTTCTTTGGATGGATCATGGTTGAGTCTGATGTGTTTTTGGCTAGTTAAATTTCACTTTGGTACTGAAAGTCTGAAAGTGTGGTGTAGATTGTGATGTTGCTTGCTGATAAGATGAAGAAGTTTGTGTTTTGCAGGCAATGGATTTATAGAAGGAAGAGAGGGCTCAGGGAAGTGCATATGTGTGGGTCACGTGTAGCTATCAGCAAGACCAGTGGGCAGGAGACAATGCCATGAGTGCTCTGGATGCAATGTTGTTGCATCTAGCTGTAGACAATGTGTTGAATGATTTTGACAAGATTTCCATGGAACCAGATTTTGGATCAGAGTTATTAGCCACTGCACCAACTCAGGCAACTTGCGCTGCATTCCGCGTGAGTTGTTACAGTCCTGCAGACTCACAAATAAACATGGAGTCCCTAGACCAATCATCATAGGCCCATTGGAAAATGCAGGGGGGATACAAGGGAATGGTTGACACATGCGATGCTAGAAATCTTGCAGACCATGAGATATGAAGGTTTCAAGCAACTTGCTAGATTTGAAGCAGACAAAGAACCGCTAAACCAGCCAACAAACACCTAGCATGCAGTTGCAGTTGTACTCAGCAATGGCTCCATCATATGCAGGGTCCCCTATGGCGCTGGCTCTTCACTTCGCTTGATTGCAATCACCGGATTGCTGCAAAATTACAAAGGCAGGGTCATCAAACCATTCAGAAAGGATTTCTTTTGGACAAGGTTAACTAGCTTACCTCAATCTCATGAAACAGGACACCGAACCAAATGGAACAGATCCACAAAAGCTGGACCCCAGATGGTTGCATAATGCCTCTACCCAGTTTAGTATCGAGGACTGTACCATGCATCTATTGCCCATCCACTAGTCCACTACCTTTGCCTCTACAGATAAGCCATGACCTAGCAAAATCTGATGTGAATCTGGCTGCCTCCCTTCAGATCCAACATTGCATGTGCATTGTCTCTTGTCAACTGCTAGTAAGTCTCATATCTCTGTGCCCATATATTCATGAGACACCATTACTTCATCAATAAACTCACATACCAAGCATCTCTGAGCAAAATACATGAGAACCAAGAACACCCAGCCATGGTTGTGATGTATATGTATCCCAAGAGGCTTGCTCAGTTGGTGCATAAGTGGCAAAGGGGTCAAGAGACACCATCCATAGATGACCAAGCATGCTGCACAACATCGCCGGTCGCAGATAAAGGTCATTGTGCCATGTACACAATTGATGGGAGGCGGTTTGAGGTCCCGCTGGCGTACCTCGCCATGACAGTATTCGGCAAGCTTCTAAGGATGTCCCTGGAGTTTGGTTTCACATGCGACAGCGGGATCATACTGCCCTTCGATGCAGCAGTGATGGAATATGTTATgtgctttctcaaaagaaatgcatcGGAGGAAGTAGAGAGGACGTTCCTGAGCTCTGTGTAGTGATGCCTTGCCAATATTCAAGTTGTACGGTGACAAATGTAGCGCTGCACCAGCAGCTTGCAGTATGTACCTCCTAAATATATTGAATATATGCAGAGTTTACCCCTTAGTATTCTCATTTTGCATGTCAATACGATGTAAAATAGTTTAACGCTAGAGAGTGGAAATTACATATCAGTCTACCAGCTTGTTGCATCTTATGTAGCCCCCCTAATTACAACTAAATAAGCAACATAGCATTGGACCATAGGGTACCTGAAAGCTATTTACTTCAACCTCGCTTCAGAGTACAATATCTAGCTCACAGAAGTTAACGCATAACAAGCAACGCTACGCTTTTTTTTATGGAACACATGATTCCATTACCGAATGGATCCAACAGAAGCGCTGGTCACTGACACACGTACAAAGAGAATCAAAGATGTGAACTTATTTTATGCTAAATAAACCACAAAGCTTCATTTATTTATGATGAAGTGGTAGTTTCAAGAAAAATAGTAGCCACCAAAACTCTGCAATTGTTTCATGATCTATAATATATGCAGTTCTCTCATATAATACATATTATAGAAGCAATTTTTCTGCAATTACTGAGGCTGTTCttgttcaaaataaaaagaatggtCACTGGTCAGGCAAAGACTTACCAGCTGACATATCATATTTTTTTTGCATGAAATCCAAAAATGGAAGAGAAATTAGCAGCACAAACAACAGAGCAAACTTCTACAGTAAAATAAGTGGGTTATGTCTAACTGTTGCAGATAAACTGAACGTGCTAAGACTTCACAGAGCCCGTAGGCCGGGAAATTCCCGAAGGGAAGTGTGCAACATAAGACTAGTCCATACCTATCAAACATGACTTCCGGCTAAATTCACAAGACCCACGTTTCGCAAGCTTGCGGCTGGTTGTAGACCCTCAGGAAAGTGgtttctgctccggtgctcctcccctgaAAAAATTCTAGACACGTCAAACACAACAACGGTATAGATCTTTCCATACCTGTTCGCAAGCGGGAGCACGATTGTAATTTTAGTGTAGATCCACCGTCCGTACAGACCTGTACACGCCCATATGGCCCGTGTTGTGTTGTATCTTTTTTTGTACGTATCTACGGTCACATGTACCGAAATATAAGGCATGCACAAGATGGGGCGGTACTTAGGCGGATGAGATCGCCGTTAACTGGTCGCGtgatctttttttcttctttccaacGCGATGTACATGTACCGTATCAATACATACGGGTATACCCGGGCTGAATATGGGTTTCGGGAGGCCTTATGCAGGAAAGAAATATAAAAGCAAATCCctttaggggggagcaccggagcagccctCCAGGAAAGTGCAGAGAAGGTGCTGAGAAATGGATGCCGCGTAGAAGCCAGATAGGGCATTCCTTATGAGTTATGGAACTGTTCAGCAAGTTGCTCATGTTGCATCAATTAATTTGCAAGCGCAAACCATATTAGCTAGCCTCATGACACTGGCCATCCAACTGATTGCAATCTCAGTGCTGATGAAATGTAAAGTACAAGACTACGATCCCATAATCATTAAGAAATGATTACTCTTGCAAACAAACATAAGTAGCTAATCCTTTACAGTTAGCCATCAATAAAATGCTGGACCCAATATGCCTGCACAAGGGTTGTCTGCCACAATGTTGGAACGCTGTTTTAATGGGGGTCCTCATGCCACTTATCCCCCAAATGTGCCACTATGGCAGTACCCATCATGCACCAAACATTTGGCCCTACATAAATATATAAACCCAATATTATTTCCTTGATCTGCATGCGGTATGGCACAAACAAACCTCGTGGCCTTGTTCCCTTACCCAGCCATCGACGACACTTGACATGGCTCGTGTCTTCAGCTATAAATTCTTCGTCCAGTAGCCTCAAAACACCACTGCTTCATCCACAAACAAATCATTTGCAACTCAGCTAGAAATTCcaactctcagcaaaaaagaaccAACCATGATCAACGCCAAGAGAATTGCTCAACTAGCAACAAAGTGGCAGAGGGTAGCAGCTCTCACAAGGAAGCGGCTGACCAGGACGGCGACAACAGCAGCCGAAGGGTGCTCAACAGCAGTGGCAGGAAAGGGCCACCTGCATCATGTACACCACTGATGGGAGAAGGTTCGAGGTGCCTTTGGCATATCTCAGCACGGTGGTCTTCAGCGAGCTTCTGCGAATGTCCCAAGAGGCGTTTGGCTTTGCAAGCAGAGAAGACATGATCAAGCTGCCATGCGATGCCGTGGTGATGGAGTATGTCATGTCCTTGCTCAGGAGAAGTGCCTCCGCTAAGATAGAGGCGGCGTTCCTCAGCTCCATGGCGATGCCACCCTACTATGCAGCTCCACCTGTGGGAGTTAGCCAGCATGTTATTGTCTGCAGTTGCTAATTGCCGTCATGTTTTGTACCTTTGTATGTAAAGTAGTTCGATGTAGGAAATGGGAAATAGGATGTCCCATGCAAAGCATTTGTCTTGCCATGGATTAAGCAATCAAGAGAAATGGTTAGAGCCATCATTCCTCCAATGTATATATTTCAGTAGAGACAAATGATCCGTCGCATTTAGGACTCGAACAGGACAAGTCATTTAC includes:
- the LOC124686427 gene encoding auxin-responsive protein SAUR36-like translates to MIHPKKLSQLAKKWQRKVSAGAGGQQANECCSTVADKGHCVVYAVDGTRFEVPLAYLGTTVFGELLRMSREEFGFTSIEGGRITLPCDAAVMEYVLCLVRRDASEEVERAFLSSIAGHCHGQDASMGLTNQFALCI